TGCTCCAGGGCCTCGTCCACCTGGGCGACGAACTGGTCGGTGAGCTTCTGGATCCGCTCCTCACCACGCTTCTGATCGTCTTCCGTGATTTCCTTTTCCTTCACCAGGGTCTTGAGATCGCCATTGGCATCGCGGCGGATGTTCCGGACTGCCACCCGGGCCTGCTCGGCCTCGTTGCGCACGAACCGCACCAGTTCCTTGCGGCGCTCCTCGTTCAACGCCGGCATGGGCACCCTAAGCACATCCCCTTGTGACGCAGGGTTGAGGCCCAGATCGGACTGGATAATGGCCTTCTCGATCTTCTGCCCCATGCCCTTTTCGTAGGGCGTCACCAGCAGTGTACGCGCATCACTGGCGCTGACGTTGGCCACCTGGTTGATGGGCACTTCCATGCCGTAGTACTCGACCATGACGTGGTCGAGCAGGCTGGAGTGGGCGCGGCCGGTGCGGATCTTCACCAGATCCTGGCGCAGCGACTCCACCGACTTCTTCATCCGCTCGCGCGCGTCCTTTTCGATATCCTCGATCACGGTTGTCATCCTCTCTCGACGATGGTGCCCACATCGCCCCCGAGCACCAGATCCATCAGGGCACCCGGGCGCGTCATGTCGAACACCTGTATGGGCAGGCCGTGCTCGCGACACAGCACGATGGCAGTGGCATCCATCACCGACAGCTTGCGATCCAGCACTTCGTCGAAGGTCAGCCGACGATACCGCAATGCCTCCCGGTCGTGTACCGGATCCGCCGAATACACGCCGTCCACCTTGGTCGCCTTGAGCATGATATCGGCATTGACTTCGATGGCGCGCAGACTGGCCGCCGAATCGGTGGTGAAGAACGGATTACCGGTGCCCGCAGCGAAGATCACGGTACGCCCTTTCTCAAGATGGCGCACGGCGCGTCGCCGGATGTAGTCCTCACAGACCTGGTTGATCTTGATGGCGGACATCACCCGGGTAAACACGCCTTCCTGTTCCAGGGCATCCTGGAGGGCCAGCGCGTTCATCACAGTCGCCAGCATGCCCATGTGATCGGCGGTCACACGGTCCATGCCGGCTGCGGCGAGGCCTGCGCCGCGGAAGATATTGCCACCGCCGACGACCAGGGCCAGTTCCACGCCGGCCTCGCGGACCTCCCTGATCTCCCTGGCCAGGCGGCGGCTGACCGCCGGATCGATACCGTAGTCGGCATCACCCAGCAAGCCTTCACCGCTGAGCTTCAGGAGAACGCGACCGTAGACAGGCTTGGACATGATCCGTGATCCTCTCACACCCGTTCAGGATCCGCGAACCTGCGCCATCACCTCGTCGGCAAAGTTCCCTTCCTGCTTCTCTATGCCCTCGCCGACCTCGAAGCGGGTGAAGTGCTTGACCTTGGCGCCGGCGGCCTTGAGCAGCTCGGCGACGGTCTGGTCGGGATCCTTGACGAAGGGCTGACCGAGAAGCGTCGTCTCCTTGAGGTACTTCTTCACCCGGCCGTCGAGCATCTTCTCGACGATCTCCGGCGGCTTGCCGCTCTCCTCGGCCTGGGCCTTGAGAATCGCGCGCTCTTTCTCGAGCAGCTCTGCCGGCATGTCGTTCTCGTCCACCGCTGCCGGATTGCTGGCGGCAACGTGCATGGCAATATCGCGACCCAGCTGGGCATCGCCACCTTCCATTTCCACCATCACGCCGATTCGCACGCCATGCAGGTAGTGGGCAATCTGGCCGGACTCGGTGCTGTACAGACGGAAGCGCCGCAGCTGGATGTTCTCGCCGATCTTGGCCACCAGCTCCTTCCGGGCGGTGTGCACGTCGCGCTCGCCGTCGAAGTCCAGCTCCAGCAGCGCGTTCTCGTCCGCGGGCTGCTTGTCGAGAATGATGGCGGCCACGGCGTTGGCGAAGTTGGTGAAATCATCGCCGGCGGAGACAAAGTCCGTTTCGCTGTTCATCTCCAGGATCACGCCCTGGCGACCATCATCGGAGACTTTGGTCACGATCTTGCCTTCCGCGGCCACGCGGTCGGCCTTCTTCTCGGCCTTGGCCAGGCCCTTCTTGCGCATGGCCTCGATGGCGGCGTCAATGTCGCCGTCCGCCTCCACCAGGGCCTTCTTGCATTCCATCATTCCGGAGCCGGTGCGCTCACGGAGCTCCTTCACCTGGGCAGCTGTAATCGCCATGTTCCCGTCCTCTTGCTCTGTTCGCTGTAACCACGCGGCCCGGGCTGCGCCGGGGGCGCGCTCCGGACCCGTCAATCCACACAGCGGGCGGCCGGTACTCCGTTGGCCGCCCGCCAGGCCCTGCTACTGCGCCGCGGCGCCTTCGTCCGCACCGGATTCCTGGGAATCCTGGCTCTCCTGCACTTCGACGAAATCATCCTTCTCGCTGGCACCGGGCTTCACCGAGGAGGCCTTGGCGTCCTGGATGGCGTCCGCCGCCCCGCGGGTGTAGAGCTGAATGGCGCGGATGGCGTCATCGTTGCCGGGAATGACGTAGTCAACGCCCTGCAGGGGGTTGTTGGTATCAACCACGCCCACCACCGGGATGTTGAGCTTCCGCGCTTCCTTGATGGCGATGTTCTCGTAGCCCACGTCGATCACGAACATGGCGTCGGGCAGGCGCTCCATGTCCTTGATACCGGACAGTGAGCGGTCGAGCTTGTCTTTCTCCCGGGTCAGCTCCAGGGCTTCTTTCTTGACCAGCTTGCGGAAGGTGCCGTCCTCTTCCTGCTGCTCGAGATCCTTCAGCCGCCGGATGGACTGCTTGACGGTGCGGAAGTTGGTCATCATGCCGCCGAGCCAGCGATGGTCGACATACGGCATGTTGCAGCGCTTCGCCTCGGCACGCACGGCATCCCGGGCAGCACGCTTGGTGCCGACAAACAGGATCTTGCCGCCGTTGGCCGCCAGCTTGCCCATGAAATTCAGGGCATCCTGGTACAGCGGCAGCGTCTTCTCCAGGTTGATGATGTGAATCTTGTTGCGTTCACCGAAGATGTACGGCGCCATCTTGGGGTTCCAGAAGCGGGTCTGGTGACCAAAGTGGACACCCGCCTCCAGCATTTCTCGCATGGACACGTTGGCCATGATGGGATTCTCCTTTTCGGGTTTGGGCCTCCCCGCACCCCGGCCAGGAACCCGTAAGGGCAACCCCCTGGACCGGTTTTGACGATGCGGGTGTGTAGTCGGCCGCACGCTGGCGGCCATGGTTTTTACTTCCGGCATTTGCCTGTGAAGCGCGCGCTTTATACCATACCTCGCTTGCCGCGACAATTTCGCACCCCACCACAGAGCGCTTTCGTAGCAGCCGGAAAGGCGCCGGTTCCGGGTCGTCGGACGTCCCGGAGGACGCCGGGAAAACCTACGATTCTGACAACGGGAGATCACCTCGCACCCATGACGGTCACCATCAAGTCCGCCGATGAAATCGAGAAAATGCGCGCTGCCGGCAAGCTGGCGGCGGACGTCCTGAGCCTGCTCGGGGAGCATGTGCGCCCGGGGGTCACCACCGAGGAGCTGGACCGGATCGCCCACGATTACATCGTGAACAAGCACGATGCGGTGCCCGCTCCTCTGAACTACCGCGGCTTTCCGAAGTCCATCTGCACCTCGGTGAACCACGTGGTCTGCCACGGGATCCCCGGACCGAAGAAGCTCAAGAAGGGGGACATCCTCAACATCGACGTCACCGTCATCAAGGACGGCTATCACGGCGACACCAGCCGCATGTACCATGTGGGTGAAGCGACGATCCTCGGCCGCCGGCTCTGCGACGTGACCCATGCAGCCATGTGGGAAGGCATCCGCGCAGTGCGCCCCGGCGCACGCCTGGGTGACATCGGCGCTGCCATACAGACCTGTGCCGAGAGCTACAACTACTCTGTGGTCCGCGAGTACTGTGGCCACGGGATCGGCAGCGAATTCCACGAGGAACCCCAGGTCCTTCACTACGGCACTGCCGGCACGGGCATGCCGCTGGAAGCGGGCATGACCTTCACCATCGAACCGATGATCAACGCCGGCCGCAAGGAAACCCGCCTGCTCAAGGACGACTGGACCGTGATCACCAAGGACCGCAGCCTGTCGGCTCAGTGGGAGCACACCATCCTGGTTACCAATGACGGCCACGAAGTGTTGACTCTGCGCCACGACGAAGTCATCCCGGAGTAATCATCCCGATGGACTCGGCCTCCGCCTACCCCAGTGAAGCAGACGCCGTCCTGTTCGACGGCGACGACCTCGAGCGCCGGCTGGCCAACGGCGAGGCCGTGGTGCGCGTCTTCCGGGATGCCCGGGAGCACGGCGACGCCATTCTCATGGGGCGGTTCCGGGAAGGCACACCGGCACGCATCCTCGTCGGGCTGCGTGCCTGGCTGATCGACCAGCTGCTCCAGCGCGCCTGGGACCGCATCATGGACGCGGCCTGTGACGGGCTCGCGCTGGTCGCCGTGGGCGGCTACGGCCGCGGCGAGCTGCATCCAGGCTCAGACATCGATCTGATGCTGCTGGTGGATGACCATGGGCTGGATGGTCGTGACCGCTGCATTGAAGCGTTCCTGACCTTCCTCTGGGACATCGGCCTGGAGGTGGGTCACAGCGTCCGCAGCCTGGATGACTGCATCACCGAGTCGGAGCGCGACATCACTGTTACCACCAATCTCATGGAGTCGCGCCTGCTCCGGGGCCCGGAGGCGCTCTACGAGGCCATGCGCACCGCCACGGGGCCGCAACAGGTCTGGCCAAGCCGCACGTTCTTCGAGGCCAAGTGGAACGAGCAGCTGCAGCGCCACGCCAAGTATCACGACACCGCCTACAATCTGGAGCCCAACATCAAGGAGAGCCCCGGCGGCCTCCGGGACATCCACATGGTGGGCTGGGTGGCCAAGCGCCACTTCGGTGCCGAGACGCTCTACGACCTGGTGGACCAGGGTTTCCTTACCGAACAGGAACACGAAGATCTCATCAGCGGCCAGAACCTGCTGTGGGACATCCGCTTCGCCCTGCACACGGTCGCCGGCCGGCGGGAGGATCGCCTGCTGTTCGACCACCAGGCCACGCTGGCGCGCCAGTTCGGCTACACCGACCAGGACCACACCCTGGGCGTCGAGCAGTTCATGCAGCGCTACTTCCGCACGGTGATGGAGCTCTCGCGGCTCAACGAGATGCTGCTGCAGCTCTACCAGGAAGTCATCCTCTACGCCGAGGATCGCGAGCCGCCACAGCTGATCAACAAGCGCTTCCAGTCGCGCAAGGGCTTCATCGAGGTCACTCACCCCAACGTGTTCCGGCGCTATCCCTTCGCCCTACTGGAAGTGTTCCTGCTGCTGCAGCAGCACCAGGGACTCAAGGGCGTGCGTGCGTCCACCATCCGGCTGATCCGCGCCCACCGCCACCTGATCGATGACCGTTTCCGCGGGGATCTGCGCTGTCGCAGCCTGTTCATGGAAATCCTGCGCCAGCCCCGGGGGATCACCCACGAGCTGCGGCGCATGCACCGCTATGGCCTGCTCGGTCGCTATATCCCGGCGTTCGGGGCCATCACCGGGCGCATGCAGTACGATCTCTTCCACGTTTACACGGTGGATTCCCACACCATGTTCGTGGTGCGCAACCTGCGCCGCTTCGCCCTGCCGGAGCACGCTGCCGAACTGCCCTTCTGCCACACCATCATGCAACGTCTGCCCAAACCGGACCTGCTGTACCTGGCAGCACTGTTCCACGACATCGCCAAGGGCCGTGGCGGCGACCATTCCGAGCTCGGTGCCGAGGACGCCTACGCGTTCTGCCAGAAGCATGGGCTCAGTGAATACGATGCGCGGCTGGTGGCCTGGCTGGTCCGCCACCACCTGCTGCTGTCCATGACCGCCCAGCGCAAGGACATCTCGGACCCGGACGTGATCAACGAGTTCGCCGACCAGGTGGGTGATCGCACACGGCTGGATTACCTGTACCTGCTCACCGTGGCCGACATCCGGGCCACCAACCCGGACATGTGGAACTCCTGGAAGGATGCCCTGCTGCTGGAGCTGTACACCCTGGCGAAGCGGGCGCTGCGTCGCGGGCTGGAGCACCCCATCGACAACGACGAACTGGTGCGCGAAACCCAGACCCAGGCGCGCCGGCGCCTGAAGGTCAAGGGGCTGCACCACATGACGGTGAAATCCGTCTGGCGGCATTTCACCGACGACTATTTTCTGCGCTACTCCGCGGAGGAGATCGCCTGGCATACCGCGGCCATTGCCAACACCCGGGACAGTGATCTGCCCCTGGTGCTGCTGGACGGGCATGGCCCCCGGGGCGGCACCGAGGCCTTCGTCTACAGCCAGGACAAGGATCACGTGTTCGCGTTGACGGTGTACGCCATGGATCAGCTGAACCTGAACATCCAGGACGCCCGCATCATCACCACCCGCAACGGCTACACGCTGGACAGCTATCTGGTCCTGGATGATGACGGCAATCCGATTCAGGACGCACGGCGCAAGGAGGAGATCGTCGCCCGGCTGCGCGAGGTCCTGAGCCAGGACGATCTCACCGCACCGTCGCGGCGGCCGGTGCCCCGCAAGGTGCAGCACTTCAACATCGCCACCCGGATCAGCTTCGTCGAGGATCCGGGCAACGATCGCACGGTGCTGGAATTGATCACCGCCGACCGGCCCGGACTGCTGGCCCGGGTCGGCTACACCTTCGCCCGCTGCGGCGTGCGCCTGCAGAATGCCAAGATCGCCACCATCGGCGCCAAGGCCGAGGACGTGTTCTTCATCACCGACCAGAACAACGAACCCCTGCAGCGCCAGGAGCAGTTCGACGCCATCCGCGAGACCCTGCTCCAGCTGTTGGGCGAGGACGAGAACCTGGCCGAGCAGGCCACCGGCCTGTAACGACGGAAGCCGCAATGAATCCGCGACTGCGTGCCCTTCAGCCCTATCCCTTTGAGCGTCTCAATGCCCTGCTGAGCGACTGTGCGCCGGCGGATCTGCCCCCCATCAACCTCGGCATCGGCGAACCCCGCCATGCCACTCCGCGGGTGATCCGCGACACCCTGGCCGACAACCTGGACGGCCTGGGCGGTTATGCCGCCACCGGTGGCACTCCGGCCCTGCGGCAGACCATCTGCGCCTGGCTCCGGCAACGGTTCGGCATCGCCGACGGGGTCCTGGACCCCGACCAGCACGTCCTGCCGGTGGCCGGCACCCGTGAAGCCCTGTTCGCCATTGCGCAGACGGTGCTCTCCGGGGCCCCGGGCGCCCGCGTGCTGATGCCCAACCCCTGCTACCAGATCTACGAAGGCGCGGCACTGATCGCCGGCGCTGAGCCGTACTACCTGGCGACCCGTGCTGCCGACGGCTATCTTCCGGATCTCGCCGCCGTACCGGAGGAGACCTGGCAGGCGTGCGAACTGATCTATATCTGCTCCCCCGGCAACCCCACCGGCGCGGTCCTGCCGGCCGCCTGGCAGCGACAGCTTATCGAGCTGGCCGACCGCTTCGACTTCGTCATTGCCAGCGACGAATGCTACAGCGAACTGTACCCCGACGAAGAGCAGGCTCCCACGGGGCTGCTGGAGGTCTGCGCGGCCATGGGCCGCCGCGACTTCCGCCGCTGCCTGGTGTTCCACAGCCTGTCCAAGCGCTCCAATGCCCCCGGCCTGCGCTCCGGCTTCGTCGCCGGTGATGCGGGGCTGCTGCGCGCCTTCCTGCAGTACCGGACTTACCAGGGCTGCGCCATGCCCCTGCAGACCCAGGCAGCCAGTCGCGCCGCCTGGGACGACGAGGCACATGTGGTGCATAATCGCAGCCGCTATAGCGACAAGTTCGACCGCGCCCTGGCGGCGCTGCAACCCGTACTGGACGTCAACCGCCCCGATGCCGGCTTTTACCTGTGGCCGCGGACGCCCATCGACGATGTCACCTTCGCGCGGGCGCTCTACGAACAGGAAAACGTGCGGGTCCTCCCGGGCAGCTATCTTTCCCGGGAGGTTGACGGGGTCAACCCCGGCGCCGGACACGTCCGCATGGCACTGGTGGCGGAAGAGGCCGAATGCGAAGAGGCCATGCAGCGTATCCGCCGCTTCGTCGAGACCCTGACCCCGTAGGGTGGACGTTTACGTCCACCATGGTGCCGTTGCCGCGTCGCCGGGCACCACAATCGAAAATCCAGACAATCCGAGAGGACCGCGACCCATGGACCAGATCCGCTCCATCATCGAGAACGCCTTCGAACAGCGCGCCGAAATCAGCCCGCGCACCGCATCCCCGGAGGTGGTGGACGCCGTGGAACGCGCCGTCATGATGCTGGACCGGGGCGAGGCCCGGGTGGCAGAGAAACGCGACGGCGACTGGGTGGTCAACGAGTGGCTGAAAAAGGCCGTGCTGCTGTCGTTCCGCCTGCACGACAACGAAGTCATGCGCACCGGTGCCGTGAACTTCTACGACAAGGTGCCGCTCAAGTACACCGACTACAACAGCCAGGATTTCCAGGCCGGCGGTGTCCGCGTGGTACCGCCGGCGGTGGCCCGGCGGGGCTCCTACATCGCCTCCGGGGCGGTGCTGATGCCCTCCTACGTGAACATCGGCGCCTACGTCGACCAGGGCACCATGGTGGACACCTGGGCCACCGTGGGTTCCTGCGCCCAGATCGGCAAGGGCGTTCATCTCTCCGGCGGTGCCGGCATCGGCGGCGTGCTGGAGCCGCTGCAGGCCAACCCGGTGATCATCGAGGACAACTGCTTCATCGGTGCCCGCTCCGAGATCGTCGAGGGGGTGATCGTGGAGGAAGGCGCCGTGATCTCCATGGGCGTGTTCATCGGCCAGAGCACCAAGATCTACAACCGTGAAACCGGTGAGGTCACCAGCGGCCGGGTGCCCAGGGGCGCCGTGGTGGTTCCGGGCAACCTGCCATCCAGCGATGGCACCCATTCGCTGTACTGCGCCGTCATCATCAAGCAGGTGGACGAGAAGACCCGCGCCAAGGTGAGTATCAACGAACTGCTGAGGCCCTGAACCATGGTCATGCTCTACGGGATCCGCAACTGCGACACCTGCCGCAAGGCCCTGAAGTGGCTGGAGTCTGCCGGCATCGAGGCGGGCTTCCACGATTTCCGCCGCGACGGCGTACCGGAGGCGCGCGTGCAGCACTGGCTGCAGACCCTGGGCGCCGAGCAGGTCATCAGCCGGCGCAGCCCCACCTGGCGGAAACTCGGTGACGCGGACCGCGCCCGGGTGGATACCGCGCCGGTGGCGCTGGTGCAGGAGTGGCCGAACCTGATCCGCCGCCCGGTGCTGGAAGACGGCGGTGACGTGGTGGTGGGGTTCCGGGAGGCCGAGTACGCCGAGCGG
The DNA window shown above is from Aquisalimonas sp. 2447 and carries:
- the map gene encoding type I methionyl aminopeptidase — its product is MTVTIKSADEIEKMRAAGKLAADVLSLLGEHVRPGVTTEELDRIAHDYIVNKHDAVPAPLNYRGFPKSICTSVNHVVCHGIPGPKKLKKGDILNIDVTVIKDGYHGDTSRMYHVGEATILGRRLCDVTHAAMWEGIRAVRPGARLGDIGAAIQTCAESYNYSVVREYCGHGIGSEFHEEPQVLHYGTAGTGMPLEAGMTFTIEPMINAGRKETRLLKDDWTVITKDRSLSAQWEHTILVTNDGHEVLTLRHDEVIPE
- a CDS encoding Spx/MgsR family RNA polymerase-binding regulatory protein produces the protein MVMLYGIRNCDTCRKALKWLESAGIEAGFHDFRRDGVPEARVQHWLQTLGAEQVISRRSPTWRKLGDADRARVDTAPVALVQEWPNLIRRPVLEDGGDVVVGFREAEYAERFGGGAA
- the frr gene encoding ribosome recycling factor, producing MIEDIEKDARERMKKSVESLRQDLVKIRTGRAHSSLLDHVMVEYYGMEVPINQVANVSASDARTLLVTPYEKGMGQKIEKAIIQSDLGLNPASQGDVLRVPMPALNEERRKELVRFVRNEAEQARVAVRNIRRDANGDLKTLVKEKEITEDDQKRGEERIQKLTDQFVAQVDEALEQKEQELMAV
- the pyrH gene encoding UMP kinase, whose translation is MSKPVYGRVLLKLSGEGLLGDADYGIDPAVSRRLAREIREVREAGVELALVVGGGNIFRGAGLAAAGMDRVTADHMGMLATVMNALALQDALEQEGVFTRVMSAIKINQVCEDYIRRRAVRHLEKGRTVIFAAGTGNPFFTTDSAASLRAIEVNADIMLKATKVDGVYSADPVHDREALRYRRLTFDEVLDRKLSVMDATAIVLCREHGLPIQVFDMTRPGALMDLVLGGDVGTIVERG
- the glnD gene encoding [protein-PII] uridylyltransferase encodes the protein MDSASAYPSEADAVLFDGDDLERRLANGEAVVRVFRDAREHGDAILMGRFREGTPARILVGLRAWLIDQLLQRAWDRIMDAACDGLALVAVGGYGRGELHPGSDIDLMLLVDDHGLDGRDRCIEAFLTFLWDIGLEVGHSVRSLDDCITESERDITVTTNLMESRLLRGPEALYEAMRTATGPQQVWPSRTFFEAKWNEQLQRHAKYHDTAYNLEPNIKESPGGLRDIHMVGWVAKRHFGAETLYDLVDQGFLTEQEHEDLISGQNLLWDIRFALHTVAGRREDRLLFDHQATLARQFGYTDQDHTLGVEQFMQRYFRTVMELSRLNEMLLQLYQEVILYAEDREPPQLINKRFQSRKGFIEVTHPNVFRRYPFALLEVFLLLQQHQGLKGVRASTIRLIRAHRHLIDDRFRGDLRCRSLFMEILRQPRGITHELRRMHRYGLLGRYIPAFGAITGRMQYDLFHVYTVDSHTMFVVRNLRRFALPEHAAELPFCHTIMQRLPKPDLLYLAALFHDIAKGRGGDHSELGAEDAYAFCQKHGLSEYDARLVAWLVRHHLLLSMTAQRKDISDPDVINEFADQVGDRTRLDYLYLLTVADIRATNPDMWNSWKDALLLELYTLAKRALRRGLEHPIDNDELVRETQTQARRRLKVKGLHHMTVKSVWRHFTDDYFLRYSAEEIAWHTAAIANTRDSDLPLVLLDGHGPRGGTEAFVYSQDKDHVFALTVYAMDQLNLNIQDARIITTRNGYTLDSYLVLDDDGNPIQDARRKEEIVARLREVLSQDDLTAPSRRPVPRKVQHFNIATRISFVEDPGNDRTVLELITADRPGLLARVGYTFARCGVRLQNAKIATIGAKAEDVFFITDQNNEPLQRQEQFDAIRETLLQLLGEDENLAEQATGL
- the dapD gene encoding 2,3,4,5-tetrahydropyridine-2,6-dicarboxylate N-succinyltransferase, producing MDQIRSIIENAFEQRAEISPRTASPEVVDAVERAVMMLDRGEARVAEKRDGDWVVNEWLKKAVLLSFRLHDNEVMRTGAVNFYDKVPLKYTDYNSQDFQAGGVRVVPPAVARRGSYIASGAVLMPSYVNIGAYVDQGTMVDTWATVGSCAQIGKGVHLSGGAGIGGVLEPLQANPVIIEDNCFIGARSEIVEGVIVEEGAVISMGVFIGQSTKIYNRETGEVTSGRVPRGAVVVPGNLPSSDGTHSLYCAVIIKQVDEKTRAKVSINELLRP
- the tsf gene encoding translation elongation factor Ts, which encodes MAITAAQVKELRERTGSGMMECKKALVEADGDIDAAIEAMRKKGLAKAEKKADRVAAEGKIVTKVSDDGRQGVILEMNSETDFVSAGDDFTNFANAVAAIILDKQPADENALLELDFDGERDVHTARKELVAKIGENIQLRRFRLYSTESGQIAHYLHGVRIGVMVEMEGGDAQLGRDIAMHVAASNPAAVDENDMPAELLEKERAILKAQAEESGKPPEIVEKMLDGRVKKYLKETTLLGQPFVKDPDQTVAELLKAAGAKVKHFTRFEVGEGIEKQEGNFADEVMAQVRGS
- the dapC gene encoding succinyldiaminopimelate transaminase translates to MNPRLRALQPYPFERLNALLSDCAPADLPPINLGIGEPRHATPRVIRDTLADNLDGLGGYAATGGTPALRQTICAWLRQRFGIADGVLDPDQHVLPVAGTREALFAIAQTVLSGAPGARVLMPNPCYQIYEGAALIAGAEPYYLATRAADGYLPDLAAVPEETWQACELIYICSPGNPTGAVLPAAWQRQLIELADRFDFVIASDECYSELYPDEEQAPTGLLEVCAAMGRRDFRRCLVFHSLSKRSNAPGLRSGFVAGDAGLLRAFLQYRTYQGCAMPLQTQAASRAAWDDEAHVVHNRSRYSDKFDRALAALQPVLDVNRPDAGFYLWPRTPIDDVTFARALYEQENVRVLPGSYLSREVDGVNPGAGHVRMALVAEEAECEEAMQRIRRFVETLTP
- the rpsB gene encoding 30S ribosomal protein S2 yields the protein MANVSMREMLEAGVHFGHQTRFWNPKMAPYIFGERNKIHIINLEKTLPLYQDALNFMGKLAANGGKILFVGTKRAARDAVRAEAKRCNMPYVDHRWLGGMMTNFRTVKQSIRRLKDLEQQEEDGTFRKLVKKEALELTREKDKLDRSLSGIKDMERLPDAMFVIDVGYENIAIKEARKLNIPVVGVVDTNNPLQGVDYVIPGNDDAIRAIQLYTRGAADAIQDAKASSVKPGASEKDDFVEVQESQDSQESGADEGAAAQ